The DNA window CCTCGGTATCCCGTGTTATTGCACTGAGGACAGCCCGCGGGTTCGTAGGCCATCGTCACGCCTTGACGAGCCATCATCACCGGAGGGTTGACCGGCCGGCGGCAATGGGGGCAAAGACGCCGCGCCAGCCGTTGAGCCACCGTTCCAATGATGCAGCTGGCGGCCAGGTAAGGTTCTACACCCATGTCCACCAAGCGGATCACCGCTCCGATGGAGTCGTTGGTGTGCAGCGTCGAGAGCACCAAGTGACCCGTCAGAGAGGCTTGAACTCCAATATGGGCCGTCTCAAAATCCCGCATCTCTCCGATCATGACGATGTCCGGGTCTTGACGCAGAATGGAGCGCAAGGCCGAAGCAAAGGTTACCCCTGCCTTTTCGTTTACTTGAATCTGAGCCACGCCGGGAAGAGAGTACTCTATGGGATCTTCCACCGTGATGATGTTCACCTGGGGCTTGGCGAGGGCCTGAAGGATGGCGTAAAGGCTTGTGGTCTTTCCCGATCCCGTGGGTCCGGTGAAGAGGATCATGCCGTGGGGTCGATAAATCAGGCTCTCCATCACCTCACGCTCGTTTTTTTCCATACCCAGGTCTTCCAGGGTGAGAAGCCCATACCCCTTGTCCAGCATACGCATCGCCAAGCGCTCGCCGTGCTGAGTGGGAATGAGCCCCACGCGAATATCCACAGCCCGGTCCCCCAACGTGATCCCGATGCGTCCGTCCTGGGGAGCCATGTGCTCGGCGATGTCCATCTTCGCCATAACTTTAATGCGGCTGGTGAGAGGGGCCTGGTGGGTTCGCGGCAGGCGGAGCCGGTCCTGGAGCACCCCGTCCACCCGGAAGCGGATCAATACTTCGTCCTCGTAGGGCTCTACGTGAATATCGGTGGCCCGCTGCTTCAAGGCGTCCACAAAAAGCCCGTTCACCAAGCGTATGACCGGCACGTCCACCGAGTCGCTCAAGACATCTTCCCGACTGAGGTCGTCGATGTCCTCGATGCCCTCCATATTTTTGGCGGCCTCGTCAGTGGCCACGCTGCGGATGTCGTAAAGGGTGTGCAATAGGTCCGAGATGTCCTTGTCCGGGTGCAATTCGAGATCAATAGGCAATCCCATGGCCACGCCCAGCATTTGAGCTTTCGTGTAGGCGTCCAGAGATACTGCCCCAACGATCAATACCCCATCTTCTACCCGGAGGGGCACGATTTTCGCGGAACGGAGAATGTCGAGTCCCATAGACTCAGGAAGTAACTCGACGACGGACTTGGCTTCGGGTAACGCCGAAACGATTTGTTTCTCTTCAGTTTTTCTTTCAGTTTTCCCTTCAGTTTTCCCTTCCGTTTCTCCGCCCTTTGCTTCTTCTTTCTCCAACGAAAGTTCTGGGGTTTCGGGCAGCCGCGCTATTGCTTCCTGGTTTGAAGTCATCTTTACTGCGCTTTACGACTTTTCTCGTACAGTTCTCTGAAACGCCTGTCCACTTCCGTCTCCACGGGGCTCATTTCCGGCCGAGTCTGGCCGAAATCCGATTCGAGGTTGGCGGCTTGGTTTGTCACCTTACGCATTTGTTTGGTATCGCGTATGATCTGGGGCGTCAGAAAGATGATGAAATCGATCTTCTCTCGCTCTTTTGACACCTTCTGGAACAGGCTCCCCACCAGCGGGATGTAGGAAAGTCCCGGCACCCGTCGCCTCAGGGCTTTCTCCGTCTCTTTTACGATGCCCCCTAAGATGATGGTCTCCCCGTCCTCTACAACCACCGAGGTTTTTACCTGGCGTTTGGCCGTCACGGGTGTCACAGAACCGGCAGCGGTGAGTACATCCTCCGTCGTCTGCTCGATGTCCAGTGCCACCACGTTGCCGCTGCGGATATGGGGTGTAACGGTCAAAGTCAACCCCGTGTCTTTGTAATCGTAGTTCTGTTGCATGGCGCTGGGGTTCGAGAGGTCCGAGGTCGAGCCCTTCAAAACGGGGATAACCTGCCCTACCTGGAATGAGCTTTCTTTGTTGTCGGTGCACATCAGACGCGGCACCGACAACACATTGACGGCGTCGTATTTTTTCAGCATTTCGATGGTCGCGTAGACTAGGGCCAAGGGCTCGTAGTTGGTCACAGTGTAAGTGGATCCGTTGCGGTCAAGAAGCTGCTCGCTACGGGAGAGTTCGTTAAACCACTCCATAAATTGGCTGGGGATGGCGGCCTCGCCCAATTGTCCCATGCCGCCCATCATGAAGTTGTCCCAGATCTGTCCGCCCATAATGGACCAGTCGATACCCGCTCTATCCAGATTGGTCACGTTGACCTCCGCCAAGAAGCCGCGGATCAAGACTTGCTTAGGCTGAATGTCGATCTCGTTCAGAATTTTTTCGAGAGCGTCGTACTGACGCTGGGTGGACGCGAAAATCAGGCTGTTGGTGGTCACGTCGGGCACCACGATGGCTGGAAAGTTGCCGTCTTGATTGGGCTGCAACATGGCGGACGCCGCCAGCACCTTGCTGATTTGCTCAGCTGCCGCCGTGGCGTCGATATTTTGGAGCTTGTAAATGTGAAAATCCCCCTGTTGGCGGTCCACGTCCAACTCTTTGATGATCTTGGCAGCCTCCGCGATGACGTTGGGTTCCGCCACGACGATGATCTGCCGACTGTTCTGGTCGGGAACGGCGGCGAGGCCTCGGAGGAGCCCTCCCGCCTGGGCGATGGCGTTGAGCTGGTTGGCGATAACCGCTGGGTCACCAAAGCTCAGGAAAAAAACTCGACTGGTCTTGGCGCTGGAGGGAATATCTAACCTGCGGATGAGTTCCACGGCCTTGCTGACGTCTGTGGCTCGCCCTTGCAGTACAATATCCCGGCCGTTGCCCACGGGGAGCACGATGACAGACTGCCCGAAAGCCTGTTGCAGTGCCTGGATCACAAAATCCGCCACAATATAGTCTAGAGGAACGATGTGGGTGACGCTTTCCTCGCCTTGGCCGGGACTGCCTTTACCTCTTCCCACATGGGAAGAGGTACTGACGCCTCCCTGTACCAGTTTGTCGTAGCTGCCCATGTTCTGTAAAGCCCAGCCCTGGGTCTGCAAGATGGACAAGAAAATTTGGCGCGCGTCGCGAAGGCTGGAGGGAGTGGGAGAGATAACGGAGATTTTCCCGGAGATGGTTGGCGGGACAACGACATTCCTCTGCATGAGTTCTGACATGAAACGCACAAACCTCACGAGCTCAATGTCTGTAAAATTAAACTGGACCATGCCGGCCCGGCGCATAGCTTGAGCCGCCGCGATCAGGGCCTGCTCGTCCTGCTCCAACCGCGCACCAGGAGTAGAGATTCCGTCCGCGGCCCACGCTATGGAAAAACGCGGTACGGGCAAAAGAATGGTTGACACAAAGATACTTAAAACAAAGATGATTAAAGTCGTAAACATGCAGAGGAGCGCTCCGCAAAATTTCCTCAAAATCATTCACCTTCTCGAATCGAAATCGTAGGATCACGCAAACTCTTTATAGGGTATAGGGACCTCAGTGTACCCGTTTCCCTTCATCCTATTGCGCCTATTGCGTTCCCGGCAGGTAAAGAACCATCTTTCGGTCCTGATACTCCACGGTGAGCCTTCGGAATGTCAACTCCAGTCCATCGACAACAGGAACGGAGTCGGTATCCACACTCCATTTTACACCGTCTTTTTCTCCGCTGTCGGACATGTCTTCTTTCGTCAAAAAATCGAGGCGCACTTTCTGGGCCTCGTTCATCAGTTCTTGTTCCATCTTGACCTCGGCCAACGTGCGGAAGGACAAGGTAAGCAGCTTGAATCCGGCCGCGGTCACAAGCCCAATGATCGCCACTGCTACCATCACCTCGATCAGCGTGAAGCCGTCGCGGCATCCGTTACCGAACGGCATATCGCAGAGAGGTATTTGTGCCGTTGCGTAGAATCTCAACGTCGAATCGGTCGTTGTTCATCAGCGAAGACATGGAGTTAGTGATGTCCATCATGTTCTGGAAGCGGATGCCGTTGATGGAGCGGATCACGTCTCCTCTCTGTACCCCCAACTGGGCCAGGATACTGTCTCTGTTGATCCACTGAACCTGTAACCCCTGCTCTCCCTCCGCAGGACGAATACGAACGTTCCTCAGCTCTTCAAAGGGGTTCTCCATCAGCCGATTGACCATATCCCGGTTGATTTCGCCGTTGACCCCTTTCGTCGGATCGGCGGCAAGCACCTGCTGTCCTAGGTTCCCCTTCGCTGATCGCACTGTGGTTAGAGAGGGAGCCGGCAAGGCCGCCAGCCCTTCCTTGCTATAGCTCAAATCCTTGACCACGCGTTCCTCGCCTTTTAAGAAAATCGCCTGGCGGTAGGTCACTTCTTCCAATCTGTAAACATCGAAGCTCTCGCGGAGCAAAATCATATGTTGTTTCCCCTGGTCTTCCAACAAAACGCCGGTGCCAGGCATGGTCCACCGCACCACGGCCGTCGCCAGAGAACCCGTGATCGGAGGAGGCGCGTTCTCCTCTTTCTCTTCTTCCATCGCCTCTAGGTCCGGCAAAACCATGGGCGTGACTTTGAAGGGATTGCTATTCAAAAAAGCGGTCATATTTGACATATCGGAGTCCTGTGCCGCCGCGAAGGCGGCGGAAGAAGCGGAAAGGGGACGGTTGCTCCGATTAGCGCCATCTAGCCAGACCCCCAGACAAACCATACCGAACCATCCTAGCACGAGCCCTATCAAAGCCGGCAGTGCCCACGTCCAAAGCCGGTAATAAACCCCTCCTTCGGAGCGAACTACGGCAGGCAATGGCTTTTCGCCACTTTTGCTCGGCATCGGCTTCGCCATTTTTCTGAACCCCGCAACGAGAAATCGCGCCGCGTTTTTTATTTTCATGGTCTTCTTTTCCTTTCTATACTTTATTATTCCATTGTTCTCTTTATTATTCTCTTGATTATTTTTTTCTGCTTAATTGACTGCCCTACGAAGAAGCCAGCGTCCCGGAGACTCTTGCCGTAGAGGCAGTAAATTCCCCAAAGCGGGCATTTCTTGTTCAAAGGACTCCGACTTGACGTCGATTGTCACATCTGCCCAACGAATAGGAGGATAGGCGGAGGAAGCGATGAGCAGAGTTCCGTTCATCGAAAGTTCCCCGTTGCTGCGCAACCCTTCCAGAAGGACCCCCTGGGCGCTGATAGAAACCATCACGCGGCCATTGCCAATCGTGACACCAGGGATCTTTCTGAGTGGAGTCACGGCCACGTCTCCCAAGACGCCGCCGGTAAAGGAAATCCGGCAGGTGGGGGCCATGTTCAACAAAGACGCCGCCAAGTCCGGAACGATCATCAAGGTTCTAATGGAGCCATCCATCACTCCCATAAAATTGCGGACGCTCAGATCCTCCACCACAAATCCCCCCGGCGCGTCCCCCACGAAGGAGTAGGTGACGGAAAGCTGCAACCTCCGGATCGTCGCCAACAAAAGGCTCTCTCCCACTTGTTTCCAGGGCATAAAAAACCACATGGCCATACCGGCTCCAGCAATTAGCAGAAGTCCCTTCAAAAGAAATTTTATCGTTTTCATTCTGTCAAAACCTCTCGACGAAAAATACCCTTCATGCCTCCGTCCCAATGACGGCGTACAAGGAGAAAAGACGTTCTTCCCCCGCTGGGAGGGCGCGGATTTCCGCGGAGATGACCCGAATGCCTCGGGCAGCAAGAGCGCGCACGATCTCCGTCATTTCCTCCGCGTAAAGGCGGTTGATCTCCACGGTACATCTTCTGCCGTCGGGGGCGGGGGCGATTCTGGTGACACGGCTACCCAGTTCGACCTGAGCGGAAACCCGTGTGAAGGTCGTCATCACGTCCACCGCGTTCGTGTTCACGTCGGAGGGATCGGAGGCGAGACTCTTATACTCCGCGGCCAATTGCGAAAGGGTTTGATAACGGGTTTCTTGTTGGGTCAGGGATAAAGACGCGTTTTTAGACATATCGGAAAACCAGCTTGCGGCAATCCAGCTTGCGGCAGCGCAAAAGGTCACCACAAGAAAACGCGCAGAACCGTTTACCTCTCCCCGGATGATGGAGCGTATTTTGTTGAAATTCAGATCGAAATTCATCGCCACGCCCGCTTCACCACCTTACGCTCAAATCGAATCGATACCCCACGCCCGGTGCGGTCTGTAGATTGGCCAATTGGGCGACGCTTGCCCGCGCGGTCCATGCCCGCCAAAAATCTTGGGCCGCTTCCATGCTCGGTGCGGAACCCGTGTAGTCGACCCCTTCTAAATTATAGCGCGCGAAGTCTAAAGTCACGTCCATACTGGGGTCTTGTTCGAAGATCGCGCCCAAATCGGTGAATACCTCGTTGAGCAGACGCCCTTCGGAGGAGCCGCCTCGAAGCTCCGCCACCTTGACAATGGCCAGGTTCAACGGGTCGGGAATCCGCCCTGTCCTCAATGGGTCAAAAGTCGAACGATAAAGTTCTGAAGAACGGTCGCGCAATTCCACCACGCTTCTCCGGGTTTCGTAATAACGCAAAACGTTCCCCCCCAAGACAAAGAGTCCCATGAGCAAAAGCCAGGACGCCACGCGAGAAAGGGCACTCACGGTTCGCTCCAGTACGAGCGCGCTGTCCAGGGCGCTTCGGGAGAGGTTCACCTCGCCAATCCAGGGGTACAGGTCAAGGCTTTTTTTGACGATCTCCGACAGACTGGCTATTTCGGGTCGGGTCGCGTCCAAGGTGAATGTATTCCCTATCTCTTCCTCTTTGGACTTGCAGTAGGCCTCGTACCAGGCAAGTTCCGATTCCTCGCTGGCCCGCTTCCGCGACTTCCAGCGGTAGAGAACGGGAACCCCGCCCCGCCAAAGCATGGAGCAGATATTTTCCTCGTCCAGCCAAAACGTCGCCCCTTCTCCCTCCACTTGGGAGACCAAGGGCAGAGGCGCGGGCCAAACCCGGTTTTCCACTTGGATCGGCGCTCTCACGCTTTCCAAATCCGCAGAGGGAACGAACCAGGCTACTCCGCTGCTGCTCCTCGAGGTCTTGTCCAGAAGCGAGGGGAAAAGCTCCATTTCCCCGACCGAGGCATAAGGCAGAACCTGCAACTTCAGCGCCTCTCGAATGCGAAAGACGTTATTAAAAGGAAAGGCAAAAGGAAAAATCGCCACCGATTTTAACGGGGCCAATGTCACGGTATACTTGACGCGTTTCGGCGTGGAGAACGACGGAATCCTATTAGCCGTCTCCGCGGTTACGCGAAAAAAATCGGCATTTTCATAAAACAGCACTCGAACTCCTCCTACATTTTACAATATTTCACGTGTAAATATTCCAAATTTCACGTAAATATTCCAAGCTCATGGCTCTATTTAGGATTCTTCCTATTAAAACTCTTCCCAACGGAATTAAGACTCTTCCCAACGGACGACCTTACCGGCCGTTTTGTCGAAGATAACGTTGAAACTCGTTCCTCCTCCAGTTTCCTCCAGGATTTCGATCTTGATCATGAAATATCGACTTTTGAAAGCCGTCAAGTTCATGAGGGTCGTCACGGCCTTGGCGGGAAAGCCTGGAATCCGGCGAAGGTCGGCCGTCCCCTTCAATGCCTCCTGTTCGCGGTAATCCGCGATTTTTTCGGCCAACGACCTATCCAGTCCGGGGAGAATCTCCATGACGTGCACGGGAGCCACGTTCAAGTTGATTTTTCCGTCTCCCCAGAGGGTGCAGTAATCCGCCAACCCCTGCTTCTCAGATCCCCCGTACAGGATCTCAGGGGTGATTTCCTTCAGGCCCAGAAGCTCCGATAGATCCAGAAGGGAACGATTGAGATAGGTTTCCTGCTCCGCCCCGCCCATGCGGGGCCTGGCGTTTTTGTCAAGGAAGTCCAGAACCCGGTCAGTCAGCTCTCGGTGCTCCAGCTTCGTCCATAGATCTTCCCAGGTTTGGCGCAGCTCGTTGCGAAGCGTATTGCCATCGGGTAGGAAAAGATGCCTGATGGGGATCTTGTCGTCCAAAGGAAGCACCTGAACCACCCAGGTTCCCTGGTCTCCGGCGGGCAAGAAAAAGGGTTTGAACCAGTCGAGCCGTAAAGAATCGTAGTTGACCAGAGTATTGGCCTTGATCCCCGCCACGATGGAGAGGGTCAGGACCTGAGCCATACTCCGGTTCGCCAAGGAGACTTTTTCACGCAAGGCGTTCTTCACCTGTAAACGGGTAAACCACGCGAAAGAAGTAGCGCAGGATATGAAAAGAACCCCCAACAGCAATACGGACACCAGAACAAAGCCGCGCCGTTGTCTTGTCTTGAAAAAAGAAGGCTTTTTATTGGGGAAAACCGAACACATATTCGACTTGCTCCTCCCCTCGCGTAAGCGAAAACTTCATACCTCGGGGCAGCCCGCCCTCATAGCTGTCGCTCCATTCCGGCGGCTCCAGTACGGACAGGTTCAACTCCGTGATATAGGGAGCGATCAACTGTCCATCCTCTTCCTTCAGTTTCTCGTATTCCACGTTCTCGGGCAGGGTTCCTGGTAGAAGCCAGCGATAAAGGCCGGAAACGCGGTCCTCGTTCATGACGGATCGTTGGATCAGTCGATAGACCAAGCTACCGGCCGCCAGGTTCTGTTTCGCGGGGGTGGCACTGGCGATGATCAAGGTGTCATCTTCTCCTCCTCCCAAACGCTGGTGATCGATCACTCGGACCACCGTTGGGGTGAGGCGCAAGCCAGCCATCACGTCCTGAGCTATAAAAG is part of the Synergistaceae bacterium genome and encodes:
- a CDS encoding GspE/PulE family protein — translated: MTSNQEAIARLPETPELSLEKEEAKGGETEGKTEGKTERKTEEKQIVSALPEAKSVVELLPESMGLDILRSAKIVPLRVEDGVLIVGAVSLDAYTKAQMLGVAMGLPIDLELHPDKDISDLLHTLYDIRSVATDEAAKNMEGIEDIDDLSREDVLSDSVDVPVIRLVNGLFVDALKQRATDIHVEPYEDEVLIRFRVDGVLQDRLRLPRTHQAPLTSRIKVMAKMDIAEHMAPQDGRIGITLGDRAVDIRVGLIPTQHGERLAMRMLDKGYGLLTLEDLGMEKNEREVMESLIYRPHGMILFTGPTGSGKTTSLYAILQALAKPQVNIITVEDPIEYSLPGVAQIQVNEKAGVTFASALRSILRQDPDIVMIGEMRDFETAHIGVQASLTGHLVLSTLHTNDSIGAVIRLVDMGVEPYLAASCIIGTVAQRLARRLCPHCRRPVNPPVMMARQGVTMAYEPAGCPQCNNTGYRGRLGLYEQFVLNEEIQEAVSAGVPASKLRDIARGRNFKTLWEIGLDAVSSGKTSPEELTRVAGEE
- the gspD gene encoding type II secretion system secretin GspD, which translates into the protein MRKFCGALLCMFTTLIIFVLSIFVSTILLPVPRFSIAWAADGISTPGARLEQDEQALIAAAQAMRRAGMVQFNFTDIELVRFVRFMSELMQRNVVVPPTISGKISVISPTPSSLRDARQIFLSILQTQGWALQNMGSYDKLVQGGVSTSSHVGRGKGSPGQGEESVTHIVPLDYIVADFVIQALQQAFGQSVIVLPVGNGRDIVLQGRATDVSKAVELIRRLDIPSSAKTSRVFFLSFGDPAVIANQLNAIAQAGGLLRGLAAVPDQNSRQIIVVAEPNVIAEAAKIIKELDVDRQQGDFHIYKLQNIDATAAAEQISKVLAASAMLQPNQDGNFPAIVVPDVTTNSLIFASTQRQYDALEKILNEIDIQPKQVLIRGFLAEVNVTNLDRAGIDWSIMGGQIWDNFMMGGMGQLGEAAIPSQFMEWFNELSRSEQLLDRNGSTYTVTNYEPLALVYATIEMLKKYDAVNVLSVPRLMCTDNKESSFQVGQVIPVLKGSTSDLSNPSAMQQNYDYKDTGLTLTVTPHIRSGNVVALDIEQTTEDVLTAAGSVTPVTAKRQVKTSVVVEDGETIILGGIVKETEKALRRRVPGLSYIPLVGSLFQKVSKEREKIDFIIFLTPQIIRDTKQMRKVTNQAANLESDFGQTRPEMSPVETEVDRRFRELYEKSRKAQ
- a CDS encoding prepilin-type N-terminal cleavage/methylation domain-containing protein; protein product: MPFGNGCRDGFTLIEVMVAVAIIGLVTAAGFKLLTLSFRTLAEVKMEQELMNEAQKVRLDFLTKEDMSDSGEKDGVKWSVDTDSVPVVDGLELTFRRLTVEYQDRKMVLYLPGTQ
- a CDS encoding type II secretion system protein M, encoding MNFDLNFNKIRSIIRGEVNGSARFLVVTFCAAASWIAASWFSDMSKNASLSLTQQETRYQTLSQLAAEYKSLASDPSDVNTNAVDVMTTFTRVSAQVELGSRVTRIAPAPDGRRCTVEINRLYAEEMTEIVRALAARGIRVISAEIRALPAGEERLFSLYAVIGTEA
- a CDS encoding general secretion pathway protein GspK, whose translation is MCSVFPNKKPSFFKTRQRRGFVLVSVLLLGVLFISCATSFAWFTRLQVKNALREKVSLANRSMAQVLTLSIVAGIKANTLVNYDSLRLDWFKPFFLPAGDQGTWVVQVLPLDDKIPIRHLFLPDGNTLRNELRQTWEDLWTKLEHRELTDRVLDFLDKNARPRMGGAEQETYLNRSLLDLSELLGLKEITPEILYGGSEKQGLADYCTLWGDGKINLNVAPVHVMEILPGLDRSLAEKIADYREQEALKGTADLRRIPGFPAKAVTTLMNLTAFKSRYFMIKIEILEETGGGTSFNVIFDKTAGKVVRWEES
- a CDS encoding prepilin-type N-terminal cleavage/methylation domain-containing protein; the protein is MRSNSAFTLIEVLIAVALTGLIASLALAPVVYAIRQITETEVAYSNETALRRTAAFIAQDVMAGLRLTPTVVRVIDHQRLGGGEDDTLIIASATPAKQNLAAGSLVYRLIQRSVMNEDRVSGLYRWLLPGTLPENVEYEKLKEEDGQLIAPYITELNLSVLEPPEWSDSYEGGLPRGMKFSLTRGEEQVEYVFGFPQ